Proteins found in one Limnobaculum xujianqingii genomic segment:
- the rnk gene encoding nucleoside diphosphate kinase regulator — translation MLKPAIIINELDAERIDMLLEHPEFASSPVAQALNAEIDRAEIVAPGEVPADVVTMDSRVRFIDLSTQEERTRTLVFPHDLKDSAEQLSVMAPIGAALLGMRAGNDISWHLPNGTVTQIKVLEIISQPKAS, via the coding sequence ATGCTTAAACCCGCCATAATCATAAATGAACTGGATGCAGAGCGTATCGACATGCTGCTTGAACACCCTGAATTCGCTTCATCACCGGTGGCTCAGGCACTTAATGCAGAAATCGATCGGGCAGAAATTGTTGCGCCAGGTGAAGTTCCCGCGGATGTTGTCACTATGGACAGCCGGGTTCGGTTTATCGATCTCAGCACTCAGGAAGAACGGACTCGCACTCTGGTATTTCCTCACGATCTGAAAGACAGCGCAGAACAATTGTCCGTTATGGCACCTATTGGCGCAGCGCTGTTAGGCATGCGTGCAGGTAATGATATTAGCTGGCATTTACCAAACGGTACTGTCACACAGATTAAAGTGCTGGAGATAATATCTCAGCCGAAAGCCAGCTAA
- the rapZ gene encoding RNase adapter RapZ: MVLMIVSGRSGSGKSVALRALEDMGFYCVDNLPVVLLPQLAETLAERKTSAAVSIDVRNLPETPEILEEVLNNLPGDFSPQLLFLDADRNTLIRRYSDTRRLHPLSNKNLSLESAIDEEDTLLEPLRSRADLIIDTAEMSVHELAEMLRTRLLGKRERELTMVFESFGFKHGIPIDADYVFDVRFLPNPHWDPKLRPMTGLDKPVASFLDRHTEVHNFIYQTRSYLEQWLPMLETNNRSYLTVAIGCTGGKHRSVYVAEQLADYFRSRGKNVQSRHRTLEKRKNDGKNSN; encoded by the coding sequence ATGGTGCTGATGATTGTCAGCGGCCGCTCAGGCTCAGGTAAGTCCGTAGCGCTGCGCGCTCTGGAAGATATGGGTTTCTACTGCGTCGATAATTTACCGGTAGTCTTATTGCCCCAGTTAGCCGAAACGCTGGCGGAAAGAAAAACGTCCGCCGCGGTTAGTATTGATGTGCGAAATTTACCTGAAACCCCAGAAATTCTGGAAGAAGTTCTGAATAATCTGCCGGGTGATTTCTCTCCTCAGTTGCTGTTCCTTGATGCCGACCGTAACACGCTAATCAGACGTTATAGCGATACTCGCCGTCTGCACCCACTGTCGAATAAAAATTTATCGCTAGAGAGCGCTATCGATGAAGAGGATACCCTGCTTGAACCATTGCGTTCACGGGCCGATCTGATTATCGATACTGCCGAGATGTCTGTTCACGAACTGGCAGAAATGCTGAGAACCCGACTGCTCGGTAAGCGCGAACGCGAACTGACTATGGTGTTTGAATCATTTGGCTTTAAGCACGGTATTCCAATCGATGCGGACTACGTTTTTGACGTTCGTTTTCTGCCGAACCCACATTGGGACCCGAAACTGCGCCCAATGACCGGTTTAGATAAGCCAGTGGCTTCCTTTTTGGATCGCCATACTGAAGTGCATAACTTTATTTATCAGACGCGTAGCTACCTTGAACAGTGGTTACCTATGCTGGAAACCAATAACCGTAGCTATCTGACAGTAGCGATTGGTTGTACGGGTGGAAAACACCGTTCCGTTTATGTCGCTGAACAACTGGCCGATTATTTCCGTTCCCGTGGGAAAAACGTTCAATCACGTCATCGTACGTTAGAAAAACGTAAAAATGACGGAAAAAACAGTAACTAA
- the ptsN gene encoding PTS IIA-like nitrogen regulatory protein PtsN translates to MMNTLSAMQLRSILKLDSTRSAVHCSSKKRALEIVSEMAASQLNIPTSVVFEAILSRERMGSTGIGAGIALPHGKLEEDTTRAVGVFITLDSPVSFDAVDNQPVDILFALLVPADECQAYLATLSAIAQRLADKTLCRQLRMAQTDEELYQLFTQESSDKENEPTENQSV, encoded by the coding sequence ATGATGAACACGTTATCCGCCATGCAATTACGCTCTATTCTGAAATTAGACAGCACACGCAGTGCCGTTCACTGCTCCAGTAAAAAACGGGCGTTAGAAATTGTTAGCGAAATGGCCGCCAGCCAATTGAATATACCTACCAGCGTAGTGTTTGAGGCTATCCTCAGCCGTGAACGCATGGGTAGCACTGGCATTGGCGCAGGCATCGCTCTTCCGCACGGTAAACTGGAAGAAGATACCACTCGTGCCGTAGGTGTATTTATCACCCTGGATAGTCCTGTCAGTTTTGACGCGGTCGATAACCAACCGGTTGATATATTATTTGCCCTGCTCGTTCCGGCAGACGAATGTCAGGCTTATCTGGCTACGTTATCAGCCATAGCCCAACGTCTGGCAGATAAGACCTTGTGCCGCCAGTTGCGAATGGCACAAACCGATGAAGAGCTTTATCAGCTGTTTACTCAGGAATCGTCTGATAAAGAGAATGAACCAACTGAAAATCAATCTGTTTAA
- the rpoN gene encoding RNA polymerase factor sigma-54: MKQGLQLKLSQQLTMTPQLQQAIRLLQLSTLELQQEIQIALESNPLLEQADNHDEIDSREETEHEQLDTSEALQQSDIPEDLPLDASWDEIYTAGTPSGTHNDYGDDELPVFQGETTLTLQDHLMWQMDLTPFSDLDKAIATAIIDAVDNTGYLTVSLEDIADSLGQDEVELDEIEAVLKRIQRFDPVGVAARDLRECLLVQLSQLSSDTPYLSDARQIADHHLALLGSHDFRSLLKLTRISEEALKGAMQLIQSLDPRPGQSIHASESEYVIPDVLVRKVQGKWVAELNTESIPRLQINQHYASMANTHNASDNQYIRTNLQDARWLIKSLESRNDTLLRVTECIVERQEEFFELGAEYMKPMVLADIAQAVDMHESTISRVTTQKYLHSPRGIFELKYFFSSHVNTDSGGEASSTAIRALVKKLISAENPGKPLSDSKIASMLTDQGIIVARRTVAKYRESLSIPPSNQRKQLI; this comes from the coding sequence ATGAAGCAAGGTTTACAGCTCAAGTTAAGTCAACAATTAACCATGACACCTCAGTTACAGCAGGCAATTCGCCTGTTGCAGCTGTCGACACTTGAACTGCAACAAGAGATTCAAATCGCGCTGGAAAGCAACCCACTGCTTGAGCAGGCAGATAATCATGACGAAATAGACTCACGCGAAGAGACCGAGCACGAACAGCTCGATACCAGCGAAGCACTACAGCAGTCTGATATTCCTGAAGACCTCCCTCTCGATGCCTCATGGGACGAAATTTATACCGCAGGTACGCCGTCCGGCACCCATAACGACTATGGCGATGACGAACTTCCGGTATTTCAGGGCGAAACCACTCTGACCCTGCAAGATCATCTGATGTGGCAGATGGATCTAACCCCGTTCTCCGATCTGGATAAAGCCATTGCTACCGCCATTATTGATGCGGTGGACAATACCGGCTATCTGACAGTTTCACTGGAAGATATCGCCGATAGTCTGGGACAGGACGAAGTTGAACTCGATGAAATCGAAGCGGTACTGAAGCGTATTCAGCGTTTCGACCCGGTGGGCGTTGCTGCCCGCGATCTGCGAGAATGCTTACTGGTACAACTTTCCCAGCTATCTTCTGATACCCCTTATCTCAGTGATGCTCGTCAGATTGCCGATCATCATCTGGCACTGTTAGGCAGCCATGATTTCCGCTCATTACTAAAACTGACTCGAATTAGTGAAGAGGCACTGAAAGGGGCCATGCAATTGATTCAAAGCCTTGATCCTCGTCCCGGTCAGTCAATTCATGCCAGCGAGTCTGAATACGTTATTCCTGATGTACTGGTACGCAAAGTTCAGGGCAAATGGGTGGCTGAGCTCAATACGGAAAGTATCCCACGCTTGCAGATTAACCAGCACTACGCCTCAATGGCAAATACCCATAATGCCAGCGATAATCAATATATCCGTACCAATTTACAAGACGCCCGTTGGCTAATCAAAAGCCTTGAAAGTCGTAACGACACGCTACTTAGAGTAACGGAATGTATTGTAGAGCGGCAGGAAGAGTTTTTTGAGCTGGGCGCAGAATACATGAAGCCAATGGTTTTGGCCGATATCGCCCAAGCGGTTGATATGCATGAGTCAACCATCTCACGCGTAACCACCCAAAAGTACTTACATAGCCCCAGAGGGATATTTGAGTTAAAATACTTCTTTTCCAGTCACGTAAATACCGATAGTGGTGGCGAAGCCTCTTCTACTGCAATTCGTGCACTGGTTAAAAAATTGATTTCGGCTGAAAATCCAGGTAAGCCGCTGAGCGACAGTAAAATCGCCAGTATGCTAACCGATCAAGGGATTATTGTTGCCAGAAGGACGGTAGCAAAATACAGGGAGTCGTTATCTATTCCCCCGTCAAATCAGCGTAAACAACTGATCTGA
- the lptB gene encoding LPS export ABC transporter ATP-binding protein: MATLTAENLAKAYKGRRVVEDVSLTVNSGEIVGLLGPNGAGKTTTFYMVVGIVQRDAGSILIDGEDISLLPLHARARRGIGYLPQEASIFRRLSVYDNLMAVLQIRNDLTNEQREDRANELLEEFHIEHLRKNLGQSLSGGERRRVEIARALAANPKFILLDEPFAGVDPISVIDIKKIIEHLRDSGLGVLITDHNVRETLDVCERAYIVSQGHLIAHGTPSSILEDEHVKRVYLGNEFRL; encoded by the coding sequence ATGGCAACGTTAACAGCAGAGAATCTGGCCAAGGCCTACAAAGGTCGCCGAGTGGTAGAAGATGTCAGCCTGACCGTCAACTCCGGTGAAATTGTCGGTTTGCTTGGGCCAAACGGCGCAGGTAAAACCACCACGTTTTACATGGTTGTGGGTATCGTCCAGCGTGATGCGGGTTCAATTCTTATCGATGGTGAAGATATCAGTCTGTTACCACTGCATGCGCGCGCCCGTCGCGGTATCGGCTATCTGCCACAGGAAGCCTCTATTTTCCGTCGTCTGAGCGTTTACGATAATCTGATGGCAGTGCTACAAATCCGCAATGATTTAACCAATGAACAGCGGGAAGACCGTGCCAACGAGCTGCTGGAAGAATTCCATATTGAGCACCTGCGTAAAAACCTTGGTCAATCCCTCTCCGGTGGTGAACGCCGTCGGGTAGAGATTGCCAGAGCGCTGGCTGCTAATCCTAAATTTATTTTGCTGGATGAACCTTTTGCCGGCGTTGACCCAATTTCGGTTATCGATATTAAAAAAATCATTGAGCATCTGCGCGATAGCGGGCTTGGTGTATTAATTACCGACCATAACGTACGTGAAACGCTGGACGTTTGTGAACGCGCTTACATCGTTAGCCAGGGTCATTTAATTGCTCATGGAACACCATCATCTATTCTGGAAGATGAACATGTGAAGCGGGTCTATTTAGGCAATGAATTCCGATTGTAG
- the lptA gene encoding lipopolysaccharide ABC transporter substrate-binding protein LptA, giving the protein MKLSHHRKSVVNSVVAGILLVTSASAFALKDDTNQPINISSAQQSLDMNGNVVTFTGDVIVKQGTIDIRADKVIVTRPEGNEGKEVVEAFGNPVTFYQMQDSGKPVKGRGLKLRYELATDFVDLTGNAYLEQLDSNVQGDRITYKVKEQKMEAFSNKGKRVNTILVPSQIQKK; this is encoded by the coding sequence ATGAAACTCAGCCATCATCGTAAAAGCGTGGTTAACAGCGTGGTAGCCGGCATACTTCTGGTTACCAGCGCCTCTGCGTTTGCATTAAAAGATGACACAAATCAACCGATTAACATTAGTTCCGCTCAGCAATCATTAGACATGAATGGTAATGTCGTCACCTTTACCGGTGATGTTATTGTGAAACAGGGAACCATTGATATTCGTGCGGATAAAGTCATCGTGACTCGCCCTGAAGGTAATGAAGGGAAAGAAGTAGTAGAGGCATTCGGTAATCCGGTGACCTTCTACCAAATGCAAGACAGCGGTAAACCGGTAAAAGGCCGGGGTTTAAAACTCCGCTATGAATTGGCTACTGACTTTGTTGACCTGACTGGCAATGCCTATCTGGAACAACTGGACAGCAATGTTCAGGGTGATCGTATCACTTACAAAGTGAAAGAGCAGAAGATGGAAGCGTTCAGCAACAAAGGTAAACGCGTAAACACCATTCTGGTACCATCTCAGATACAGAAAAAATAA
- the lptC gene encoding LPS export ABC transporter periplasmic protein LptC, protein MSKTKLSLTIVLMLIALGLIGWNLADFDDNKTIVPPDDKEPTYQSQQMVTIVYNPEGQLNYKLTAEDVKYYASPEDTWFTKPVMIMYDKEQVATWSVRSDRAKLTKDRMLYLYDNVEVNSLTTTSQLERIKTNSADVNLVTQDISSDDHVTLYGANFTSEGMKMRGNLRSRTAKLIEKVKTYYEVQPKAGNETQPSS, encoded by the coding sequence ATGAGCAAGACAAAGCTAAGCCTGACGATTGTACTAATGCTAATCGCTTTAGGTCTTATTGGCTGGAATCTGGCTGATTTTGATGACAATAAAACCATCGTGCCACCGGATGATAAAGAACCCACCTATCAGAGCCAACAAATGGTGACGATAGTGTACAATCCGGAAGGTCAGTTAAATTACAAATTAACGGCGGAAGACGTAAAGTATTACGCCTCCCCGGAAGATACCTGGTTCACTAAACCGGTCATGATTATGTATGACAAGGAACAGGTGGCAACCTGGTCGGTGCGTTCCGATCGCGCTAAATTAACCAAAGACCGTATGCTTTATCTGTATGATAATGTTGAGGTCAACAGCCTGACGACTACGTCACAGCTGGAAAGAATCAAGACTAACAGTGCTGATGTTAATCTGGTGACACAGGATATCAGCTCTGACGATCATGTTACTCTGTACGGGGCTAATTTTACCTCCGAAGGAATGAAGATGCGTGGTAATCTGCGCAGTAGAACAGCTAAGCTGATTGAAAAGGTAAAAACCTATTATGAAGTTCAACCAAAAGCCGGCAATGAAACTCAGCCATCATCGTAA
- the kdsC gene encoding 3-deoxy-manno-octulosonate-8-phosphatase KdsC: MINTCYGAVSKEVFQRAAQIRLLICDVDGVMSDGLIYMGNQGEELKAFNVRDGYGIRCLITSGIDVAIITGRSAKLVENRAKTLGITHLYQGQSDKLVAFEKILKDVSLKPEQVAYIGDDLIDWPVMQKVGLAVAVADAHPLLLPKAHYVTQIAGGRGAVRELCDLILQAQDKLEGAQGLSI; this comes from the coding sequence ATGATTAACACCTGCTACGGCGCGGTAAGCAAAGAGGTTTTTCAACGGGCGGCCCAAATTCGACTGTTGATCTGTGATGTGGATGGAGTAATGTCCGACGGCCTGATTTATATGGGTAATCAGGGAGAAGAGCTAAAAGCCTTCAACGTGCGTGATGGTTATGGTATCCGTTGCCTGATTACTTCCGGCATCGATGTCGCCATTATTACCGGACGTAGCGCCAAGCTGGTTGAAAATCGTGCCAAAACACTGGGAATTACCCATCTGTATCAAGGGCAATCTGATAAACTGGTGGCTTTCGAGAAAATACTTAAAGATGTCTCCCTGAAGCCAGAACAAGTGGCATATATTGGCGATGACCTCATTGACTGGCCCGTGATGCAAAAAGTTGGTTTGGCGGTAGCAGTTGCGGATGCACACCCGCTTCTTCTGCCAAAAGCACACTATGTAACGCAAATTGCCGGTGGTCGTGGTGCTGTACGCGAGTTATGTGATTTAATTCTGCAAGCGCAAGATAAACTCGAAGGGGCACAAGGGTTATCCATATGA
- the kdsD gene encoding arabinose-5-phosphate isomerase KdsD, whose amino-acid sequence MSNFDFQQAGKQVLDIERSGLEQLYQYINQDFSRACELMFHCKGKVVVMGMGKSGHIGCKMAASFASTGTPSFFVHPAEASHGDLGMITADDIVIAISYSGESSEIMALIPVIKRLQIPLICMTGNPNSSMGKAADTHLCINVPQEACPLGLAPTTSTTATLVMGDALAVALLEARGFTADDFALSHPGGALGRKLLLRVSDIMHTGDEIPRVSNQASLREALVEITRKNLGLTVICNDDMLIQGIFTDGDLRRVFDQGVEISNAKIADLMTKGGIRVRPDMLAVEALNLMQSRHITAVLVAEGDRLVGVVHMHDMLRAGVV is encoded by the coding sequence ATGTCTAACTTTGATTTTCAACAAGCAGGAAAACAGGTTCTTGATATTGAACGATCCGGGCTTGAACAACTCTATCAATATATCAATCAGGATTTTTCACGCGCCTGTGAGCTAATGTTCCACTGTAAAGGTAAAGTCGTGGTCATGGGAATGGGTAAGTCTGGTCATATCGGCTGTAAAATGGCGGCCTCTTTTGCCAGTACCGGAACACCTTCATTCTTTGTTCACCCTGCCGAAGCCAGCCACGGTGATTTAGGCATGATCACCGCCGACGACATTGTGATTGCTATCTCTTACTCTGGCGAATCCAGTGAGATTATGGCGCTGATTCCGGTGATTAAACGTTTACAAATTCCATTGATCTGTATGACCGGTAATCCAAACAGTTCAATGGGAAAAGCGGCCGATACACACTTATGCATTAACGTTCCTCAGGAGGCTTGCCCGTTGGGGCTGGCACCAACAACCAGCACCACAGCGACACTGGTTATGGGCGATGCATTAGCGGTTGCTTTATTAGAGGCCAGAGGGTTCACCGCCGACGATTTCGCCCTGTCACATCCGGGGGGAGCTCTTGGACGCAAACTGTTATTACGCGTTAGTGATATTATGCACACCGGTGACGAAATTCCACGGGTGAGTAATCAGGCGTCACTACGCGAAGCGCTGGTGGAAATTACCAGAAAAAATCTGGGCCTGACCGTTATCTGTAATGACGATATGTTAATTCAAGGGATTTTCACCGATGGCGACCTGCGTCGAGTCTTCGATCAGGGTGTGGAGATTAGCAATGCTAAAATTGCCGATCTGATGACCAAAGGCGGCATTCGCGTTCGTCCTGATATGCTGGCGGTAGAAGCGCTGAATCTGATGCAGTCACGCCATATTACCGCGGTTCTGGTAGCTGAAGGCGATCGGTTAGTAGGCGTGGTTCATATGCATGATATGCTGCGCGCTGGCGTGGTTTAA
- a CDS encoding calcium/sodium antiporter, translated as MLIAIVMLFIGLILLVYGANRLVFGATAIANSLNVPRLAVGIMVTGVGTSLPELAFSVTAGINGKTNMVVGNAIGSNITNILLILGCVAIIRPLSLHSKRLKREAPLLFLIMLLAGFVLYDNQLSRSDGIILLLAFISFMVLVFKMSKRTFLRETDSLSVSQEAETPKEISQTVAFLWILIGVLVLPIAAKITVDNATVVARYLGLSELMISLTIIAIGTSLPELATAITGMYKHEDDMVLGNVIGSNIFNMLVVMGIPALISPGSFFSEAFRRDYWIMLAASLLLTLLCVGRSRRLTRPMGIVLLAGFTLYIGVLMYSAYA; from the coding sequence ATGCTGATCGCCATAGTAATGCTGTTTATTGGCCTCATTCTGCTGGTTTATGGTGCTAACCGCTTAGTTTTTGGTGCTACCGCTATCGCCAACAGTTTAAATGTACCACGCCTTGCTGTTGGCATTATGGTCACCGGAGTAGGCACCTCACTGCCGGAGCTGGCATTTTCGGTCACCGCCGGGATTAACGGCAAAACCAATATGGTGGTTGGTAACGCGATTGGCTCAAACATCACTAATATCCTACTCATTTTAGGATGCGTTGCTATTATTCGTCCATTAAGTCTGCATTCTAAACGGCTAAAACGCGAAGCTCCCTTACTGTTTCTGATCATGTTACTGGCCGGTTTTGTCCTTTATGATAACCAGCTTAGTCGCAGTGATGGTATTATCCTGCTGCTCGCCTTTATCAGCTTTATGGTGCTGGTATTCAAAATGAGTAAACGCACTTTTCTGCGGGAAACAGATTCACTTTCGGTTAGTCAGGAAGCCGAAACGCCCAAAGAGATAAGCCAAACCGTCGCGTTTTTATGGATACTAATAGGCGTGTTGGTTTTACCCATTGCCGCCAAAATAACGGTTGATAATGCCACGGTAGTGGCCCGCTATTTAGGCTTGAGTGAACTGATGATAAGCCTCACAATTATTGCTATTGGCACCAGCCTGCCAGAATTAGCAACCGCTATCACCGGCATGTATAAACATGAAGATGATATGGTGCTGGGCAATGTGATTGGCTCGAATATCTTTAATATGTTAGTAGTCATGGGGATACCTGCATTAATTTCTCCGGGTAGCTTCTTTAGCGAGGCCTTCCGCCGTGATTACTGGATTATGCTGGCAGCCAGCCTGCTTCTGACCTTGCTCTGCGTAGGTCGCAGCCGTCGTTTAACACGGCCAATGGGAATAGTGCTGCTGGCTGGTTTTACCCTTTATATTGGTGTGCTGATGTATTCTGCGTACGCCTGA
- the mlaF gene encoding phospholipid ABC transporter ATP-binding protein MlaF codes for MIKSAANLVEVRDMSFSRNGRPIFQDINLTVPRGKVTAIMGPSGIGKTTLLRLIGGQLAPDSGDIIFDGDNIPTLSRRHLYEVRKKMSMLFQSGALFTDLTVFDNVAYPLREHTKLPEELLHSTVLMKLEAVGLRGAANLMPAELSGGMARRAALARAIALEPELIMFDEPFVGQDPITMGVLVKLIDELNHSLGITCIVVSHDVPEVLSIADYAYIVAEHRVIAEGTPDELRANPDPRARQFLDGVADGPVPFRFPAGDYKTELLS; via the coding sequence ATGATTAAATCGGCAGCGAATTTGGTCGAAGTACGGGATATGTCGTTTTCCCGTAATGGTCGTCCAATATTTCAGGATATCAACCTGACGGTACCTCGTGGCAAAGTGACTGCGATTATGGGACCTTCAGGCATTGGTAAAACCACATTATTACGGTTAATCGGTGGGCAATTGGCACCGGATAGCGGTGATATCATTTTTGATGGGGATAATATCCCAACGCTTTCTCGTCGCCACCTGTATGAAGTCCGTAAAAAGATGAGCATGTTGTTCCAGTCAGGAGCTTTGTTCACCGATTTAACGGTGTTCGATAATGTGGCTTATCCTTTACGGGAACATACTAAATTACCCGAAGAATTGCTCCACAGTACCGTATTGATGAAGCTGGAGGCGGTTGGTTTGCGGGGCGCAGCTAACCTGATGCCGGCAGAGCTGTCGGGGGGTATGGCGCGTAGGGCTGCTTTGGCTCGGGCAATTGCTCTTGAACCTGAACTGATTATGTTCGATGAACCTTTTGTCGGTCAGGATCCAATCACCATGGGCGTTCTGGTTAAACTTATTGATGAGCTTAACCATTCATTAGGTATCACCTGTATTGTTGTTTCACATGATGTGCCGGAAGTTCTGAGCATTGCTGATTATGCTTATATTGTGGCGGAGCATCGTGTTATTGCAGAAGGAACGCCGGACGAATTACGTGCTAATCCTGACCCTCGAGCCAGACAATTTCTGGACGGTGTGGCAGATGGCCCGGTTCCTTTCCGTTTTCCCGCCGGTGATTATAAAACGGAGTTACTAAGTTAA
- the mlaE gene encoding lipid asymmetry maintenance ABC transporter permease subunit MlaE, producing MLLQALASLGRRGIQFCTSFGRSGLMLYGALVGKPEFRKQWPLLLKQLYVVGVQSLLIIMVSGLFIGMVLGLQGYLILTTYSAEASLGMMVALSLLRELGPVVTALLFAGRAGSALTAEIGLMKATEQLSSLEMMAIDPLRRVITPRFWAGFISMPVLTAIFVAVGILGGAMVGVDWKGIDDGFFWAAMQDSVSWHTDLLNCLIKSVVFAITVTWIALYNGYDCIPTSEGISQATTRTVVHASLAVLGVDFVLTAMMFGN from the coding sequence ATGTTGCTACAGGCATTGGCGTCTTTAGGACGCCGTGGTATCCAATTTTGCACCTCTTTTGGCCGTTCCGGGCTGATGTTGTATGGGGCACTGGTTGGAAAGCCGGAGTTTCGCAAGCAATGGCCGCTTTTACTCAAGCAACTGTATGTTGTTGGTGTTCAGTCACTGCTGATTATTATGGTTTCTGGCTTGTTTATCGGTATGGTTCTGGGCTTGCAGGGCTACCTGATTCTTACTACCTATAGCGCTGAAGCCAGCCTGGGTATGATGGTGGCACTCTCTTTATTGCGCGAACTGGGACCGGTTGTTACTGCATTACTGTTTGCCGGTCGGGCAGGTTCAGCGTTAACCGCAGAGATTGGCCTGATGAAGGCGACAGAACAGCTTTCCAGCCTGGAGATGATGGCCATTGACCCACTGCGCCGGGTGATTACCCCACGTTTTTGGGCTGGTTTTATCAGTATGCCGGTGCTAACTGCTATTTTTGTTGCGGTCGGTATTCTGGGCGGAGCAATGGTTGGCGTGGACTGGAAAGGAATCGATGATGGTTTCTTCTGGGCTGCGATGCAGGACTCCGTTAGCTGGCACACCGACCTGCTGAACTGTTTAATTAAAAGTGTAGTATTTGCAATCACAGTAACCTGGATTGCGCTTTATAATGGCTATGACTGTATTCCGACATCGGAAGGAATTAGCCAGGCGACTACTCGTACCGTCGTACATGCCTCTCTCGCCGTATTAGGTGTAGATTTTGTACTGACCGCAATGATGTTTGGGAATTAA